One Streptomyces sp. NBC_00690 genomic region harbors:
- a CDS encoding beta-propeller fold lactonase family protein, giving the protein MPSLSWFSRSCGRGARSPVRVLAAAVTTAVAACILPLLSADPAHAAPGDRVLAYVANSGDDTVSVIDTTTQAVTATILVGDDPVSVAVSLDGTRAYTANSDDDTLSVVDTATNTVTATIPVGDGPQSVAVSLDGTRAYTANSGDDSVSVINTTTNAVTGIPVGAFPFSVAVSPDGTRLYTANSGDDSVSVINTTTNTVTATIPVGDDPVSVAVSLDGTRAYTANPFSGSVSVINTTTNAVTGIPVDAFPFSVAVSPDGTRLYTANPNDDSVSVINTTTNAVTGIPTGDGPLSVALSPDGTRAYTANSGDDTVSVINTTTNAVTGIPVGSVPEGVAVGTVPGPDADLAVTLTAVPVPGLLNGRINYTLTLANNGPATLTAATVTAALPPSTTATSPDCAIATNTATCTLTTPLAPGTSTTRRLTVPVALLSLGTPYTVTATRTTSTPNDPNPANNTATRTCTATTTLIINCT; this is encoded by the coding sequence ATGCCTTCCCTGTCCTGGTTCTCCCGTTCCTGCGGCCGGGGTGCACGCAGTCCGGTGCGTGTCCTGGCCGCGGCCGTCACGACGGCCGTCGCGGCCTGTATCCTCCCGCTCCTGTCCGCCGACCCCGCCCACGCGGCCCCGGGCGACCGAGTCCTCGCCTACGTCGCCAACAGCGGCGACGACACGGTGTCGGTGATCGACACCACCACGCAGGCGGTTACCGCCACGATCCTCGTCGGTGACGATCCGGTCTCGGTGGCGGTCTCCCTGGACGGCACCCGCGCCTACACCGCCAACAGCGACGACGACACGTTGTCGGTGGTCGACACCGCCACCAACACGGTTACCGCCACGATCCCCGTCGGTGACGGCCCGCAGTCGGTGGCGGTCTCCCTGGACGGCACCCGCGCCTACACCGCCAACAGTGGCGACGACTCGGTATCGGTGATCAACACCACCACCAACGCCGTCACCGGCATCCCCGTCGGGGCCTTCCCGTTCTCGGTGGCGGTCTCCCCCGACGGCACCCGCCTCTACACCGCCAACAGTGGCGACGACTCGGTATCGGTGATCAACACCACCACCAACACGGTTACCGCCACGATCCCCGTCGGTGACGATCCGGTCTCGGTGGCGGTCTCCCTGGACGGCACCCGCGCCTACACCGCCAACCCCTTCAGCGGCTCAGTGTCGGTGATCAACACCACCACCAACGCCGTCACCGGCATCCCCGTCGATGCCTTCCCGTTCTCGGTGGCGGTCTCCCCCGACGGCACCCGCCTCTACACCGCCAACCCCAACGACGACTCGGTATCGGTGATCAACACCACCACCAACGCCGTCACCGGCATCCCCACCGGTGACGGCCCGCTGTCGGTGGCACTCTCCCCCGACGGCACCCGCGCCTACACCGCCAACAGCGGCGACGACACGGTGTCGGTGATCAACACCACCACCAACGCCGTCACCGGCATCCCCGTCGGCAGCGTGCCGGAAGGGGTGGCGGTCGGGACTGTTCCCGGCCCCGACGCCGACCTCGCCGTGACCCTCACGGCCGTCCCCGTCCCGGGCCTGCTGAACGGCCGGATCAACTACACCCTCACCCTCGCCAACAACGGCCCCGCCACTCTCACCGCAGCCACCGTCACCGCGGCCCTGCCCCCATCCACCACCGCGACCAGCCCCGACTGCGCCATCGCCACCAACACCGCCACCTGCACCCTCACCACACCCCTCGCCCCCGGAACGTCCACCACCAGGCGCCTCACCGTCCCCGTCGCGCTCCTCAGCCTGGGCACCCCCTACACCGTCACCGCCACCCGCACAACCAGCACCCCCAACGACCCCAACCCCGCCAACAACACCGCCACCCGCACCTGCACCGCCACCACCACCCTCATCATCAACTGCACCTGA